The DNA segment CCGTACTTGTTTTTCAGCTGCCCATTTACGTACTCTTCCGTCTGGTCCAGGGCAATGTTCATGTAGCCGTCCAAACAGGCAAGCACTCCTgtgcagaaaacaaaacaatggcaTAAATAGAAAGATTCCTGCAGAACGAGAATTACTAGGTATCAACCACTGCACTTACCTCTGTAATCGACGCCACTATTGAGCTTTACGACCACGGGTCGGCCgtgaatttggttgatgaattGCGACAGCGCTTCCTTGCGGGACATTGTGAATCTGAAAAGATGGAACACCAGCTTAAGAGTGATGCAAGAGTAGCATAAAAGCACAAATTATGCATTAAGGACATAAAGACTGAATTTGTCCAAAAGATTGTAGGTTTAATCATTCCACGCTACAAGAAACACGGTTACAAGAAACCGGAACCAGATACAGATCGAGTTTGGACAATTGTTTCAGCTTTTCAGGTGTCCCCGGTGTAAGGTGTACAATTGTGTTATTATATACTAATTGTATCGCGTTAAATTTACCTTAAATAAGACAATTTTACGATATTCCTTTAATCTCTCCGGCTTGAGGCGCGTTCTTCTAGCTTTTTGTAAACAATGCCAAGAAACAGGTTGACATATCGTTTGACATTTGCTTGACGCGGGATGTTCGACATTCTTTCCGAaattgtttctgtttctgtttgctcaattatttgaaaaactaatttatttcaaacatttcCATTTGTGAAGCTGTTAATCACAAATAATATAGATAGTAATCATTAATACTAATCTGCGGTCAGTTTCTCTTGGCTACAAAGCAAACAGTATAACAGCTTGTTTTTGAACCAGTATAACAGATGTCGGATACTGTCGGATAACAGATGTCGTGCAATAGATGTAGCAAGCGTGATTTCAAATTGTAGGCACGGCACTTTTTATTACCTTTTCAGACTCCTCGCAGTAATTTTtacaatataaataaatacactaCCAGCACACTAACACTAAACCACTTCTCAGTACTTTCCAAAGTCCTTCCCAATCGCTCCGTAGTACCGCAAAGCCTGCGGCGAATAGCCGTTACCGATCAGGGCGATCAAATTTTCCCCCCGATATCCAAACTGCCGCTGATAAGCGCCCCGTAACTGCTGCGCACGGTTCGGATCGAATGGAATGTAGTAGCGCATCTCTTGTACCGGATGGCCAGCAATCAAGTTGTGGAAATAGCTCACCACCGCTAGTGCCTTTTGCGCTACCGAGGCATCACGCACCGGAGGGCCTCTTTTGCCATTGGGTGGATATTTGAAGTATTCAAATTTCTGCAGATTTAGATTGTAATCGAACGGATTGTAGAAACAGTACACTTGTTGTACCACTGCCAACAGGACGATCCACAGCACGATCTGGAAAAGAGGGGAAAGCACGATGCGAGGAATGATTTGAAATCGTCACCACTAAAAAAATGGATCACACTTACTGATTTCATATTGAACAACTGGAATGCAATAGCGCACACCCTTTCGGCAACTGGCCACTTTCGCTACTGATAGTGAAATGAGCACTACCGTAAGCTAGCAATTTGTGGGTACCATCCCGGGTGCATAGAAAAGGTAGCTTATAAAACCAGCCTAATTAATATGCTCGACGGGTTCAATCGGGTAAAGTGTCATGTGCGCTACCCCACTTTCGGCCGCGTGCATTCGCATATTGTCCCATCGATGTACGTGCGTGACGTAATGAATCGAATCGAAAGTCAGGCACAACGATTGTTACATTCAGAAGTTTACGCTCAGGTCGAACGCATGAATGTTCACATTTCTCCGATAGTCTCAAGGTTAAGGAAAGCATTGTGTCATAAATATATGGGCCAACATTAATCTCTTCGTCAGTTAGTGTGTATATGGCTTGTGGTATCGTTTTAGCCTAATGTTTTAGCCTCCCCTGTACACTACATACAACGCACAGATGCCTGTTTTGATCATTTCTTCGTTTATTTGCACAAGTTTGTTTGATCGAGTTTTGTTACTTGCACCCATTGTTTAGTCAAACAAACGTCCTTTTCACGTCCATTCCGATCCTCCCTTTTCACGAGCATTCCGGTACCTTTCCCGCCTGGTTTCCCTCCTTCTGTGCAATGCATCACATTCAGCTGCACTACATGCTAATGATTGCAGTTCGTTTCAAAACCACATGCCGAAAGCAAATGATGCTGAACGCGACTCTTCCCCCCTCACTCCAAAAGCAAACTcataaacatattaaacacGTTCTGACTGTTGTGTCTGTCTGGAAATTGTCTTCTTCACTGTCGGCGGATAGCATCCTGCATCCAGGCGAACGAACGCAAATAATAAATGTAAGTGGATTAACTTCGCACAAAATTAAACACTAACGTAAGCAAACTGCACACAAAAAGAGTACGGTCCTCTCTTTTATGcagtatgtgtatgtgtgtgtgtgtgtgtgggcttgGCTGTTATCATCACCTCCTGAGCCGGTCAGAATTAGTTTGCCCAAGACATCAACTCCTTCATGTCCGGATCGTCTTCTTCGGCGACGGCAGCTAAAATGAGAGACCGGAAAGGGGGGAAGCGTTAGTAATTACCACCGCCACTTTGAAGGACATGGTCTAAATTGCAATAGACAGGATGAACAATCACCAAAACAAAAGTCATCTCGCCAAAAGCTAATAAGTTGACCGTGAGCAAACCTTGCGtacctttctttttctccttctcctttGCCTTGGCCGGCAAGTCCGTGGAGGGAACTTCGGGTAGCTCGTCCGTTTCTGGCTGCACGCCCAGCAGCTCTTTGTCCAGCTCTTCCTGCTCCAGCTCCTCGAGCTCCTTCTCCAGCTCGTCCTCGTCGATGTCCTGGCCGAAGCCGACGGCACTGGACACGGCATTGGAAATTTCGTTGGCAATGTCGTTCTGTTCGGCAATGTCATCCATCAGATCGTGCACATCATCAATGTTCCTGAAAATGGGGAGTGGATGAGGAAACAACGCCGAGCGTTAGCTAAGCTATAGAAACGATTGCGCCGCAACACAAAGGCCAACGCGGGTGTTCCAACTTACATATCCTTATGGGTAACTTTAAGCGCATCGGAAGCCTTCTTCATCGTCTTCAGCACTTCGGCGTTTGTGTTCGCATTCTCCAGCGCCTCTCGCTGCATTTCAATCGTCGAAAGTGTGCCATCGATTTGCTGTAGCTGTTTCTCGTACCGCTTCTTCCGCTTCAGCGCCTGGATGGCCGCTGTTgacaaaacgaaaacattaTGACTCATCGAGCAGTGGACAATAGCGACCCCCTCCTACAAGACAACCACCAcctgcacatgcacacacatgcacaaatCGGACACCACGGGTACGCATTTCCGGCAACATACctcgtttgtttttggtaCCATTTTTCCTGGCCGTATCTATCTCGACCTCGATTTTCTTCTCTAGGAACTCCTGCTTTTTGGTGAGCATATTTTCTATGTCTCGCAGCTTTTGTATCGCTTCGCTCGGTGTCGGGGCTGGTTCGCCCTTTTTCCCCGAAAACAGCTTCCCGAAGAAACTCATCGTTTTTTCACTGTGCTGGCGCGGTTGGGTGTACTGGCGAGGAAAACCTACCGACGGTTTTCACGGCAATCACAGAcgataaaaaacaaatttctaAACTGAAAGCAACTTATGTTTTTCTACGATTTCCCGAACAATTGTCGAATGCGTCATCTGTCGAGCTCCAAGTCAATGTTGGTGGGAAAGGCAGGTGAGCTCAACGGCTGTCTCGGGcggccatgttttatttgtGCAATTTGACAGCACTGTTCGTGTTTATCTACGAGCACAACAAAGGCACAATGAGAATAATTTCGGAGGAGCGAATGTAAAACATGCAATTTGTACGaatttttttacatatttttattgaaataaactGTGTAAGAAATACACTCCCTCCACGTCggggcaacaccaaatctggctggttcgacgaagAATGCAAACTAGTGACCGAAAGTAAAAACaatgcataccgagcaatgcagcaacggcatagaacgcgggcatgcgaaGAGTGGTACTCACGGCTCAGACGTGAAAGGAAACGAATTTTCCGCTCCAAGAAACACGCAtgagaagagcaaaacatgcgggaactcgagcaaaccaaagAGGCATACGGACcaacacgaaagttttacaggataacggattggcagacgaaggtgggagaccgtgagcggtttcgaaCACTCCTGAGACAGGCAAAGACCgtaaagcggttgtagcgccggataagtaagtaagtacgTATGTGACGACATATTCTAGGCCATCTTTAATTACTTTGCCTTCTCATATTACTCAATatgttgtgttttatgttatcAACTTCCTTCAATTACTTCAtctcaatattttttaatcataTCATAAGCCTAAAAGCAATGATTTGctgtattaaaataatttatttatcacATTCTAAATATCTTCAGAGAATCAAGATAGTGGTACCAACATCCCATGAGTGTGTTAGAAATTGTTAATGGTGTAAATAAAAGGTCCCCATTTGTGCTTACTTAATTGATTGACGTGTATGTAGTCGTTTGATACATACTTTGGAAAATCTTGGCAAATCtgaaaagcgagaaaaaattaccaaataaataaaactgatTTCAATTAGCGACGAATTGCCTGTACTTACATCATAAGGCACGCGCAGGTGAAGTAGACGGTGGCAGTGATTAGGTTAAATGCGCCCGGGTACCAAGCGAGGGTACTCTTGTACACGAACGTGTACAGCGGGGCCGAGAACAGCGGCGTGATCGATTCAATCGACGTTGTCAGAGAGAAAATCTTACCAATATCATTGGGCGGTGCCGTGTTTGAGATAACGGCTCTGCTCATCGGTCCCGCAATGCCTTTCATAAAGCAAATC comes from the Anopheles coluzzii chromosome 2, AcolN3, whole genome shotgun sequence genome and includes:
- the LOC120952215 gene encoding U6 snRNA-associated Sm-like protein LSm6; the encoded protein is MSRKEALSQFINQIHGRPVVVKLNSGVDYRGVLACLDGYMNIALDQTEEYVNGQLKNKYGDAFIRGNNVLYISTQKRRV
- the LOC120947654 gene encoding uncharacterized protein LOC120947654, with the protein product MKSIVLWIVLLAVVQQVYCFYNPFDYNLNLQKFEYFKYPPNGKRGPPVRDASVAQKALAVVSYFHNLIAGHPVQEMRYYIPFDPNRAQQLRGAYQRQFGYRGENLIALIGNGYSPQALRYYGAIGKDFGKY
- the LOC120947653 gene encoding charged multivesicular body protein 4b encodes the protein MSFFGKLFSGKKGEPAPTPSEAIQKLRDIENMLTKKQEFLEKKIEVEIDTARKNGTKNKRAAIQALKRKKRYEKQLQQIDGTLSTIEMQREALENANTNAEVLKTMKKASDALKVTHKDMNIDDVHDLMDDIAEQNDIANEISNAVSSAVGFGQDIDEDELEKELEELEQEELDKELLGVQPETDELPEVPSTDLPAKAKEKEKKKAAVAEEDDPDMKELMSWAN